In Parvivirga hydrogeniphila, one genomic interval encodes:
- a CDS encoding cytochrome c3 family protein — protein MHGDQRIPRAALMTLAAALAISLAAPALAATPTQPVLRDVFVTPRASLVTSPTVTVQWSASTDASGHALVYDVYRDVIPITGATIISRGLTPVASGLTGTSAQINAASAETTQSYVWFYAVVARDSLGTKSAPSFNMAPNMHGNRSDPNQISCPRCHRVHGAYRVDYHLKEACYYCHGSTGANFATGAKSTYNTEASFFDTCTATAGSKHRNTYMTSTKQECTACHTPHRSPFFYDAAGVYQASQSYRRMLRIEYATNTYEYYSRNDNPGGNAFCFSCHGSTAVTWNGKTINAQQAMSIAGGTSAYANAGGDHNYAGYASAAHGPSTVLTNTTEPNPGIQCLACHNKHASRADKLVDYRSQNTTASQTGGADICFACHSATSTDTRIAGSAAPFSWNGRDVKAQFTNSATYISRHPYRIVAGSWVTDTMTVLSHTTKSEFDTYSLVNAATTDSAGGEIQLAQYTTSIQVPVVFGMSGGSTTFDEYTPSANAWNTLYNPASSTLGWSPGSGSSAFVVNNRVYITRGGSNTTQGYYDISSNSWSAGQALPNSIGQGGDTAVNPRSDSTCVYYTRANGQSAIMWWNYTGTGTGSFNFQTGGSARTLGIGSAIAFAPVANRLFVIYQSGTNGDGRLYYRSSPGRSTTSVDFTQGVQVTSDVNTRYARMTYFTKNGTEYLMIVGRDTGDNRDTIIVSNLAGTPTITNLNIDPFGADLGDGCDLEWDGGDYIYAIRGGGQAGFARILIPDDPASAASWDAWQSLANPPWGSNWNTGSSIAPAAYTTTGLAYRTSGTATTPDITPDASVHHWGTVSWTEDEPVGTGLRVSVLGYNGSSWTTIAASVDDSPISLAAYATSAYPRIRLVAELSTSDNQKTPTLYDWTVTGLYDRYVTATGSLTCANCHNVHYVGKGTAGTAWSMARASDPDNTKLAAPSSPTDFCLRCHDGAAAPATTTATSIVPYSAAFRDVTAPFFPGWNKAASGVDFASSGHKETTIQKLTGQFGCQTCHDPHASQNQRLTAITQIPDGSTSTGHLNVSRDNSTTWSEQALCYGCHDGRRSGTCSSTGCHNTDMSWLNVSGAFGQTYRHPVERSGRHTDTETASQLGASNRHAECVDCHDPHVARRGRHTTGSSLAGEVLRGATGVKPTAWPSNWTAVPSGNWTTERLNGETSDYEAYLCLKCHSSYSGQPFTATRSNNAIYTSTDQALEFNPSNFSYHNVLGQSTGMQSSFTFVDSGGTTRNVTWAVPTVSFFVSGSSWTVNSMMTCTECHTNSTASAKGPHGSSVEWLLDPNYTTDWKTAYLSNTTNGMSSTTIICAKCHDLNGPSGTWSNNVHSTGDHQGNFTDGGCVKCHIKIPHGWKRPRLLVRVTADGTYAGSSSGLTAVGISNITLSGGQAQWSKNNCSTNCGEHGSISPYWP, from the coding sequence ATGCATGGCGACCAGCGGATCCCGAGAGCAGCGCTCATGACGCTTGCTGCAGCGCTCGCCATCTCGCTGGCGGCCCCAGCGCTCGCAGCGACGCCGACGCAGCCCGTGCTGCGCGACGTGTTCGTCACGCCACGAGCCAGTCTCGTCACCTCTCCGACCGTGACGGTGCAGTGGAGCGCATCCACGGACGCGTCCGGTCACGCGCTCGTCTACGACGTTTACCGCGACGTCATCCCGATCACCGGCGCCACCATCATCTCGCGCGGCCTGACGCCGGTCGCCTCCGGCCTGACGGGGACGAGCGCGCAGATCAACGCCGCTTCGGCCGAGACCACGCAATCGTACGTGTGGTTCTACGCCGTGGTCGCACGCGACTCGCTCGGCACGAAGTCGGCGCCGTCTTTCAACATGGCGCCGAACATGCACGGCAATCGCAGCGATCCGAACCAGATCTCCTGTCCGCGCTGCCACCGGGTGCACGGCGCGTACCGGGTCGACTATCACCTCAAGGAGGCGTGCTACTACTGCCACGGCTCCACCGGGGCGAACTTCGCCACCGGCGCGAAGAGCACGTACAACACCGAGGCGTCCTTCTTCGACACCTGCACCGCGACGGCCGGGTCCAAGCACCGGAACACGTACATGACCTCAACCAAGCAGGAGTGCACCGCGTGCCACACGCCGCACCGCTCGCCGTTCTTCTACGACGCCGCAGGCGTGTACCAGGCGTCGCAGAGCTACCGCCGCATGCTCCGCATCGAGTACGCGACGAACACCTACGAGTACTACAGCCGCAACGACAACCCCGGTGGCAACGCGTTCTGCTTCTCGTGCCACGGCTCGACGGCCGTCACCTGGAACGGCAAGACCATCAACGCCCAGCAAGCGATGAGCATCGCGGGCGGCACGAGCGCGTATGCGAACGCAGGCGGCGACCACAACTACGCCGGATACGCGAGCGCGGCGCACGGACCGTCAACGGTGCTGACGAACACCACCGAGCCGAACCCGGGCATCCAGTGCCTCGCGTGCCACAACAAGCACGCAAGCCGCGCCGACAAGCTCGTGGACTACCGGTCGCAGAACACCACCGCCTCGCAGACGGGCGGCGCGGACATCTGCTTCGCGTGCCACTCCGCGACCTCGACCGACACGCGCATCGCCGGTTCGGCGGCGCCGTTCTCGTGGAACGGCCGGGACGTGAAGGCGCAGTTCACGAACAGCGCCACCTACATCTCGCGGCACCCGTACCGGATCGTCGCCGGCTCGTGGGTGACCGACACGATGACGGTGCTTTCCCACACGACGAAGTCCGAGTTCGACACGTACTCGCTCGTCAACGCCGCCACCACCGATTCCGCGGGCGGCGAGATCCAGCTCGCCCAGTACACCACCTCGATCCAGGTGCCCGTGGTGTTCGGCATGTCGGGCGGCAGCACCACCTTCGACGAGTACACGCCGAGCGCGAATGCGTGGAACACGCTCTACAACCCCGCCAGCAGCACGCTGGGGTGGAGCCCCGGAAGCGGCTCGAGCGCATTCGTCGTCAACAACCGCGTCTACATCACCCGCGGAGGCAGCAACACCACCCAGGGCTACTACGACATCTCCAGCAACTCCTGGAGCGCCGGCCAGGCGCTCCCGAACTCCATCGGCCAGGGCGGCGACACCGCCGTGAATCCGCGCTCTGACTCCACCTGCGTATACTACACCCGCGCGAACGGTCAGTCCGCCATCATGTGGTGGAACTACACCGGCACCGGCACGGGCTCGTTCAACTTCCAGACCGGCGGCTCTGCAAGGACCCTCGGCATCGGATCGGCAATCGCGTTCGCGCCGGTGGCCAACCGACTCTTCGTGATCTACCAGTCGGGCACCAACGGCGATGGACGCCTGTACTACAGGTCCTCGCCAGGCCGCTCAACGACGTCTGTTGACTTCACGCAAGGGGTCCAGGTGACCAGCGATGTGAACACGCGCTACGCCCGCATGACGTACTTCACCAAGAACGGCACCGAGTACCTGATGATCGTCGGCCGTGACACCGGAGACAACCGTGACACGATCATCGTCTCGAACCTGGCTGGGACGCCGACTATCACCAACCTCAACATCGATCCGTTCGGAGCCGATCTCGGCGACGGCTGCGACCTCGAGTGGGACGGCGGCGACTACATCTACGCGATCCGCGGCGGCGGCCAGGCAGGCTTCGCCCGGATTCTCATCCCCGACGATCCCGCGAGCGCGGCCTCGTGGGACGCCTGGCAGTCGCTCGCCAACCCCCCGTGGGGCTCCAACTGGAACACTGGCTCGTCCATCGCTCCGGCGGCCTACACGACGACAGGGCTCGCGTACCGAACAAGCGGCACCGCGACGACCCCGGATATCACGCCTGACGCGTCCGTGCATCACTGGGGCACGGTGTCGTGGACCGAAGATGAGCCCGTCGGGACGGGCCTGCGCGTCAGCGTGCTCGGTTACAACGGCTCCTCGTGGACGACGATCGCAGCGTCGGTCGATGATAGCCCGATCAGCCTCGCCGCGTACGCCACCAGCGCATATCCGAGGATCCGCCTGGTCGCCGAGCTTTCCACGAGCGACAATCAGAAGACGCCGACGCTGTACGACTGGACGGTCACGGGCCTCTACGACCGGTACGTCACCGCGACCGGATCGCTCACCTGCGCGAACTGCCACAACGTGCACTACGTCGGGAAGGGCACGGCGGGCACCGCGTGGAGCATGGCGCGGGCGAGCGACCCCGACAACACGAAGCTCGCAGCGCCCTCCTCGCCCACCGACTTCTGCCTGCGCTGCCACGACGGCGCGGCTGCTCCCGCTACGACGACGGCGACCTCCATCGTGCCGTACTCCGCGGCGTTCAGAGACGTGACGGCCCCCTTCTTCCCCGGGTGGAACAAGGCGGCCTCCGGCGTGGACTTCGCCTCGAGCGGCCACAAGGAGACCACGATCCAAAAGCTCACGGGTCAGTTCGGCTGCCAGACCTGCCACGACCCGCACGCGTCGCAGAACCAGCGCCTGACCGCTATCACGCAGATCCCTGACGGCTCCACGAGCACCGGCCACCTCAACGTCTCGCGCGACAACAGCACCACGTGGTCGGAGCAGGCGCTCTGCTACGGCTGCCACGACGGACGACGCAGCGGCACGTGCTCGTCGACCGGCTGTCACAACACCGACATGAGCTGGCTCAACGTCTCGGGCGCCTTCGGCCAGACCTACCGTCACCCCGTGGAGCGCTCCGGCCGTCACACCGACACCGAGACCGCCTCGCAGCTCGGCGCCTCGAACCGCCACGCGGAGTGCGTGGATTGCCACGATCCGCACGTCGCACGGCGCGGGCGTCACACCACCGGCAGCTCGCTTGCAGGCGAGGTCTTGCGCGGTGCCACGGGCGTGAAGCCGACGGCGTGGCCGAGCAACTGGACGGCGGTGCCTTCCGGCAACTGGACGACAGAACGGCTGAACGGCGAGACCTCCGACTACGAGGCGTACCTGTGCTTGAAGTGTCACAGCTCGTACAGCGGACAGCCGTTCACGGCGACCCGCAGCAACAACGCAATCTACACCTCTACAGACCAGGCGCTGGAGTTCAACCCGAGCAACTTCTCGTACCACAACGTGCTCGGCCAAAGCACCGGCATGCAGTCGAGCTTCACCTTCGTCGACAGCGGCGGCACCACGCGCAACGTGACGTGGGCGGTGCCGACCGTGAGCTTCTTCGTGAGCGGGTCGTCGTGGACCGTGAACTCGATGATGACCTGCACTGAGTGCCACACCAACTCCACCGCAAGCGCGAAGGGCCCGCACGGCTCGAGCGTCGAGTGGCTGCTCGACCCCAACTACACCACCGACTGGAAGACCGCATACCTGAGCAACACGACGAACGGCATGAGCTCGACGACGATCATCTGCGCGAAATGCCACGACCTGAACGGCCCATCCGGCACGTGGAGCAACAACGTGCACTCCACGGGAGACCACCAGGGGAACTTCACCGACGGTGGCTGCGTGAAATGCCACATCAAGATTCCGCACGGGTGGAAGCGGCCGCGACTGTTGGTGCGGGTCACTGCAGACGGAACGTATGCGGGCAGCAGCTCCGGCCTGACGGCCGTCGGCATCTCGAACATCACGCTCAGCGGCGGGCAGGCGCAGTGGAGCAAGAACAACTGCTCCACGAACTGCGGTGAGCACGGCTCGATATCGCCGTACTGGCCGTGA
- a CDS encoding C40 family peptidase, with protein MGLRGRYTLIFRALAASLLVCSLATPALALPGETAQHAAPARDLASLQAQVDALKAELDALDRELGIAAEEYNAARDQLALARARAEAAVVDLAAAEVALAEQQRLLERRAAAVYRDGAEHPLATLLASESLSDLIARLRFLGALGEADARAAASLEAQRDFARRTAEEAEQAAKRAEELEFELSARKIEIELRIQERQEMLANAQAEVLTLLAEESAERQREEAAFLRQLLAGSEGTITVQPGSPVETALAYIGVPYVWGGASPSGGFDCSGLVMYVFAQHGVRLPHYSRAQFALGERVAPADLRPGDVVFFGNPVYHVGIYVGGGWFVHAPRTGDVVRVARLADRSDYAGARRYAWSLRTGAPLQASASQP; from the coding sequence ATGGGTCTTCGGGGCCGATACACACTCATCTTCCGTGCGCTTGCCGCGTCGCTGCTCGTCTGCTCACTCGCGACGCCTGCTCTCGCGCTGCCAGGCGAGACAGCACAGCACGCCGCTCCCGCTCGCGATCTGGCGTCGCTTCAGGCGCAGGTCGATGCGCTCAAGGCCGAGCTCGACGCGCTCGACCGTGAGCTTGGGATCGCCGCCGAGGAGTACAACGCCGCGCGCGACCAGCTCGCGCTCGCGCGCGCTCGCGCCGAGGCCGCCGTGGTCGACCTCGCGGCCGCCGAGGTCGCCCTCGCCGAGCAGCAGCGACTGCTGGAGAGGCGGGCGGCCGCGGTCTACCGCGATGGCGCCGAGCACCCGCTCGCGACCCTGCTCGCATCGGAATCGCTGTCGGATCTCATCGCGCGCCTGCGCTTCTTGGGCGCCCTCGGGGAAGCGGACGCTCGCGCCGCCGCTTCGCTCGAAGCGCAGCGAGACTTCGCTCGGCGCACCGCTGAGGAGGCCGAGCAGGCCGCCAAGCGCGCTGAAGAGCTCGAGTTCGAGCTTTCGGCCCGCAAGATCGAGATCGAGCTCCGCATCCAGGAGCGCCAGGAGATGCTCGCGAACGCGCAGGCAGAGGTGCTCACGCTGCTCGCTGAGGAGTCCGCTGAGCGCCAACGCGAGGAGGCGGCGTTCCTGCGGCAGCTCCTCGCGGGCTCTGAAGGCACCATCACCGTGCAGCCGGGCTCGCCCGTCGAGACCGCCCTTGCCTACATCGGCGTCCCGTACGTGTGGGGCGGGGCAAGCCCGTCGGGCGGCTTCGACTGCTCCGGCCTCGTCATGTACGTGTTCGCGCAGCACGGCGTGCGTCTGCCGCACTACTCGCGCGCGCAGTTCGCCTTGGGCGAGCGCGTCGCTCCGGCAGACCTCCGCCCAGGCGACGTGGTATTCTTCGGCAATCCGGTGTACCACGTGGGAATCTACGTGGGCGGAGGCTGGTTCGTGCACGCGCCGCGCACGGGGGACGTGGTGCGCGTGGCGAGGCTCGCTGACCGGTCGGACTACGCTGGCGCCCGCCGGTACGCCTGGAGCCTCCGCACGGGAGCACCGCTGCAGGCGAGCGCCTCGCAGCCGTAA
- a CDS encoding TldD/PmbA family protein → MRDIALAALDAATLAGASYADARVVLERSETVSVRTGRVDAIASSESHGLGVRVIADGAWGFSATADLSPDGIRQAAREAVALARAAARTWSAPVRVADAPVVTDQWRGRCEIDPFAVSLGDKLALLLTADEAMRAEPLVTVTAGSIDAFGVDKVFASTEGSVIEQSYTEVGAGIVAYAITDGEVHPRSYPNSHGGQTVQAGWEAVLALDLAGNAPRIAEQAAALTRAMPCPSTTTTVILDGSQVALQVHESIGHPTELDRVLGDEAAFAGTSWVRAADLNALTYGSEHLNVVADATTPGSIGSFGYDDEGVPAQRFDIVRRGVLTGFLSSRESAAAIGRSSTGCARASEWNRIPLVRMTTVSLEPGIWDFDDLVADTDEGIYMETNSSWSIDDKRLNFQFACEIGWEIKGGKLGRMIKNPNYTGITPAFWGSLDAVCSPKHWQVWGVPNCGKGEPMQVAHVAHGAAPARFRNVQVGVAR, encoded by the coding sequence ATGCGCGACATCGCCCTGGCGGCGCTCGACGCCGCCACGCTCGCGGGCGCTTCGTACGCCGACGCCCGCGTCGTCCTTGAACGCTCCGAGACCGTCTCGGTGCGCACCGGCCGCGTCGACGCCATCGCCTCGAGCGAGAGCCACGGGCTCGGCGTCCGGGTGATCGCGGACGGCGCGTGGGGATTCTCGGCCACCGCAGATCTCTCGCCCGATGGCATCCGGCAGGCGGCCCGCGAAGCGGTGGCGCTCGCGCGCGCGGCCGCTCGCACCTGGAGCGCGCCCGTGCGCGTCGCCGACGCACCGGTCGTCACCGACCAGTGGCGCGGCCGGTGCGAGATCGACCCGTTCGCCGTGTCCCTCGGCGACAAGCTCGCGCTCCTTCTGACCGCTGACGAGGCGATGCGCGCTGAACCGCTCGTCACGGTGACCGCGGGGTCCATCGACGCGTTCGGCGTCGACAAGGTCTTCGCTTCCACGGAAGGCTCGGTCATCGAGCAGTCGTACACCGAGGTCGGCGCCGGCATCGTGGCGTACGCGATCACCGACGGCGAGGTGCACCCGCGCTCGTACCCGAACTCGCACGGAGGACAGACCGTGCAGGCAGGCTGGGAGGCTGTGCTCGCGCTCGACCTTGCCGGCAACGCCCCGCGCATCGCAGAGCAGGCGGCTGCGCTCACCCGCGCGATGCCGTGCCCGAGCACCACCACCACCGTCATCCTCGACGGCAGCCAGGTGGCGCTGCAGGTCCACGAATCCATCGGGCACCCCACCGAGCTCGACCGCGTCTTGGGCGACGAAGCGGCCTTCGCGGGCACCTCGTGGGTGCGAGCCGCCGACCTGAACGCGCTCACCTACGGCTCCGAGCACCTGAACGTGGTGGCCGACGCCACGACCCCGGGCTCGATCGGCAGCTTCGGCTACGACGACGAGGGCGTTCCGGCGCAGCGGTTCGACATCGTGAGACGAGGCGTGCTCACAGGCTTCCTGTCGTCTCGTGAGTCAGCAGCCGCCATTGGTCGGTCGAGCACCGGCTGCGCGCGAGCGAGCGAGTGGAACCGCATCCCGCTCGTCCGCATGACGACGGTGTCGCTCGAACCAGGCATCTGGGACTTCGACGATCTGGTGGCCGACACCGACGAGGGCATCTACATGGAGACCAACAGCTCGTGGTCGATCGACGACAAGCGGCTGAACTTCCAGTTCGCCTGCGAGATCGGCTGGGAGATCAAGGGGGGCAAGCTCGGCCGCATGATCAAGAACCCGAACTACACCGGCATCACGCCTGCGTTCTGGGGCTCGCTCGACGCCGTGTGCTCGCCGAAGCACTGGCAGGTGTGGGGCGTCCCGAACTGCGGGAAGGGCGAACCGATGCAGGTGGCGCACGTGGCGCACGGCGCTGCGCCGGCCCGCTTCCGCAACGTCCAGGTGGGGGTGGCGCGATGA
- a CDS encoding TldD/PmbA family protein, translating to MRPHEIAAGIAEQTLALAQGDEVEVLATVERSALTRFANNRIHQNVAERSASVSVRVVVGSRQGCASTDRVDAASLARCCERAREAALHAPDDPSFPELPGPADAPTVLERPLPDLDAFDADARAQAAAAIIAQSAERDLTAAGTVSASATGIAVANSRGVHSAATTGAARATVLSMHPSGASGWASWLGADPSGLPAASLGDRAALLSERSVGAEPLEPGEYPVVLAPDAVADLLDFLGYTSFGARAYFERSSFIALHEGEQLFPASLTIVDDARTPETVGLPFDFEGVAKQRVALIDRGVPAGIVTDSYWAAKLDRANTGHALPAPNPWGPMPLNLAIEPGDATIDEMIGSIERGVYVTRFHYVNVEDPAEVLLTGMTRDGTFLIEDGRLTRPLTNARFTQSVVEALTGLQAIGRDRELIGTEEGGACLAPALALASWRFTGQTG from the coding sequence ATGAGGCCGCACGAGATCGCTGCCGGGATCGCCGAGCAGACGCTCGCCCTCGCCCAGGGCGACGAGGTCGAGGTGCTCGCCACCGTCGAGCGCTCTGCGCTCACCCGCTTCGCCAACAACCGCATCCACCAGAACGTCGCCGAGCGCTCAGCGAGCGTCTCGGTGCGCGTCGTCGTCGGCTCGCGGCAGGGCTGCGCGTCCACCGACCGCGTGGACGCCGCGTCGCTCGCGCGCTGCTGCGAGCGGGCGCGGGAGGCCGCGCTGCACGCGCCGGACGACCCCTCGTTCCCGGAGCTGCCCGGACCTGCCGACGCTCCGACCGTGCTGGAGCGCCCGCTTCCCGACCTGGACGCCTTCGACGCCGACGCGCGCGCGCAGGCCGCTGCCGCCATCATCGCGCAGTCCGCCGAGCGTGACCTCACGGCCGCCGGAACCGTCTCGGCAAGCGCAACAGGCATCGCCGTCGCGAACTCGCGCGGCGTCCATTCGGCCGCCACGACCGGTGCGGCGCGCGCAACCGTCCTTTCGATGCACCCGAGCGGTGCGAGCGGCTGGGCGTCGTGGCTGGGCGCAGACCCCTCCGGGCTTCCCGCCGCCTCGCTCGGCGACCGCGCGGCGCTGCTCTCAGAGCGCTCCGTGGGCGCCGAGCCGCTCGAGCCCGGCGAGTACCCGGTCGTGCTCGCGCCTGATGCGGTCGCGGACCTGCTCGACTTCCTCGGCTACACCTCGTTCGGCGCGCGCGCGTACTTCGAGCGCTCGTCGTTCATCGCGCTGCACGAAGGCGAGCAGCTCTTCCCCGCCTCGCTCACGATCGTCGACGACGCGCGTACGCCGGAAACCGTCGGGCTGCCGTTCGACTTCGAGGGCGTCGCCAAACAGCGCGTCGCGCTCATCGACCGCGGCGTGCCTGCGGGCATCGTCACGGACTCGTACTGGGCCGCCAAGCTCGACCGCGCGAACACCGGGCACGCGCTTCCAGCGCCCAACCCCTGGGGCCCGATGCCGCTCAACCTCGCCATCGAGCCTGGCGACGCCACGATCGACGAGATGATCGGGAGCATCGAGCGCGGCGTGTACGTGACGCGCTTCCACTACGTGAACGTCGAGGACCCGGCGGAGGTGCTGCTCACCGGCATGACGCGCGACGGCACCTTCCTCATCGAGGACGGTCGGCTGACGCGCCCGCTCACCAACGCGAGGTTCACGCAAAGCGTGGTCGAAGCGCTCACGGGGCTTCAGGCGATCGGCCGCGACCGCGAACTCATCGGCACCGAAGAAGGCGGAGCCTGCCTCGCGCCGGCGCTTGCGCTGGCGTCGTGGCGCTTCACGGGACAGACGGGCTAG
- a CDS encoding V-type ATP synthase subunit D: MSVLRVNPNRMELLNLKRRRDVAKRGHKLLKDKFDELLKEFLARISDSRRLRREVEARLAHAYALLAVARAEAGRTDLAQALLAGEPAELLTTAERNVMSVRVPEIEAEAIPQPGGYSLGTMPAVLDEALEALAETLPLMIELAEREKAIELLAAEIERTRRRVNALEHVLIPSIVETIKSVQMKLDEAERGNLTRLMKVKDMLEQQRTAEDAAADAG; this comes from the coding sequence ATGAGCGTGCTGCGCGTCAACCCCAACCGGATGGAGCTGCTGAATCTCAAGCGCAGGCGCGACGTGGCCAAGCGCGGCCACAAGCTGCTCAAGGACAAGTTCGACGAGCTTTTGAAGGAGTTCTTGGCGCGTATCTCAGACAGCCGCCGTCTGCGTCGCGAGGTGGAAGCGCGGCTCGCGCATGCCTACGCGCTGCTCGCGGTGGCGCGCGCAGAGGCCGGGCGCACCGACCTCGCCCAGGCGCTGCTCGCCGGTGAGCCTGCGGAGCTCCTGACGACGGCGGAGCGCAACGTGATGAGCGTGCGCGTCCCTGAGATCGAGGCAGAAGCAATCCCGCAGCCGGGCGGGTACTCGCTCGGCACGATGCCGGCGGTGCTCGACGAAGCGCTCGAAGCGCTCGCAGAGACGCTTCCGCTCATGATCGAGCTTGCGGAGCGCGAGAAGGCCATCGAGCTTCTCGCGGCGGAGATCGAGCGCACGCGCAGGCGCGTGAACGCGCTCGAGCACGTGCTCATCCCGTCGATCGTCGAGACCATCAAGAGCGTGCAGATGAAGCTCGACGAGGCCGAGCGCGGCAACCTCACCCGGCTGATGAAGGTGAAGGACATGCTCGAGCAGCAGCGCACGGCCGAGGACGCCGCCGCCGACGCCGGCTAG
- a CDS encoding V-type ATP synthase subunit B yields the protein MMREYMTTREIVGPLLLIDSVVDVTYGELVELEYPDGTRSLGNVLEVNGSVALVQAFEGTRGSNPAGTKAKFLGRPLELGVSRDMLGRVFDGLGRPIDGGPEIIPEKRLPIHGSPINPTARDFPDDFIQTGISAIDGLNPLVRGQKLPIFSGSGLPHNELAAQIARQSAVLVRSERPDEVGKKMEGEFAVVFAAMGITFEDAEFFKNEFRTTSAIERAVLFLNLADDPAVERIATPRMALTAAEHLAYECDMHVLVILTDMTYYCEALREVSAARKEVPGRRGYPGYLYTDLATIYERAGRIKGKRGSITQVPILSMPDDDKTHPIPDLTGYITEGQIILDRNLHRRGIYPPVAVLPSLSRLKQKGIGPGKTREDHADLSNQLFGAYARGLQAKELAVILGEAALSETDKAFVAFADAFEDRFIRQGKHEERSVAETLAIGWELAAMLPRSELKRIKDAYVEKYLPTAEAAGAGEA from the coding sequence CTGATGCGCGAGTACATGACCACGCGCGAGATCGTCGGCCCGCTCCTGCTCATCGACAGCGTCGTCGACGTCACCTACGGCGAGCTCGTCGAGCTCGAATACCCGGACGGCACGCGTTCGCTCGGCAACGTGCTCGAGGTCAACGGCTCGGTCGCGCTCGTGCAGGCGTTCGAGGGGACGCGCGGCTCGAACCCGGCGGGCACGAAGGCGAAGTTCCTGGGCCGCCCGCTCGAGCTCGGAGTCAGCCGGGACATGCTCGGCCGCGTCTTCGACGGGCTGGGGCGCCCCATCGACGGCGGGCCCGAGATCATCCCCGAGAAGCGGCTGCCGATCCACGGCTCGCCCATCAACCCCACTGCGCGCGACTTCCCGGACGACTTCATCCAGACCGGCATCTCGGCCATCGACGGCCTGAACCCGCTCGTGCGCGGTCAGAAGCTGCCGATCTTCTCAGGCTCGGGGCTCCCACACAACGAGCTTGCGGCGCAGATTGCGCGCCAAAGCGCGGTGCTCGTGCGCAGCGAGCGGCCCGACGAGGTCGGCAAGAAGATGGAAGGCGAGTTCGCCGTCGTCTTCGCGGCGATGGGCATCACCTTCGAGGACGCGGAGTTCTTCAAGAACGAGTTCCGCACGACCTCTGCCATCGAGCGCGCGGTGCTGTTCTTGAACCTCGCCGACGACCCGGCCGTCGAGCGCATCGCCACGCCGCGCATGGCGCTCACGGCAGCGGAGCACCTCGCGTACGAGTGCGACATGCACGTGCTCGTCATCCTCACGGACATGACCTACTACTGCGAGGCGCTGCGCGAAGTCTCGGCCGCGCGCAAGGAGGTGCCGGGCCGCCGCGGGTACCCGGGCTACCTCTACACCGACCTCGCCACCATCTACGAGCGCGCGGGGCGCATCAAGGGCAAGCGCGGGTCGATCACGCAGGTGCCGATCCTGTCGATGCCCGACGACGACAAGACGCACCCGATCCCGGACCTCACCGGCTACATCACCGAGGGCCAGATCATCTTGGACCGCAACCTGCACCGGCGCGGCATCTACCCGCCTGTCGCGGTGCTGCCGTCGCTTTCGCGCCTGAAGCAGAAGGGCATCGGGCCGGGCAAGACGCGCGAGGACCACGCGGACCTCTCGAACCAGCTGTTCGGCGCGTACGCGCGCGGTCTGCAAGCGAAGGAGCTCGCGGTCATCCTGGGCGAGGCGGCGCTCTCGGAGACCGACAAGGCGTTCGTGGCGTTCGCGGACGCGTTCGAGGACCGCTTCATCCGCCAAGGCAAGCACGAGGAGCGCTCGGTGGCCGAGACGCTCGCCATCGGCTGGGAGCTGGCGGCGATGCTGCCGCGGAGCGAACTGAAGCGCATCAAAGACGCGTACGTGGAGAAGTACCTGCCCACCGCCGAGGCTGCGGGCGCGGGGGAGGCGTAG